Sequence from the Streptomyces peucetius genome:
GTGACCAGGCCCGGCGCTCCGATCAGCACCCGCGCCAGTGTCGTCGTCGAGGACGGCGTCCCGGGCGTCCAGCTCTGAACGACGGCTCGCCGTGCGACCGCACGCACGGCGAGGCGCCCGGCCCCCTGTGCGGGGCCGGGCGCCCGGGACGCTCCGGGGGGCGGTCAGCCCTTGCCGCGGCTCGTGAGGAGATCGCGGACCCGGTCCACCATGCCCATGCCGGGCGCCAGGAGCTTGTTGGCGGGTGGTGTTTGCGGGCTGGAGGGATGCGGTCGGGTGGGCGCGGTCTCCTTGGCCCGCCGGACCTTCTCGCCCAGTTCCATCAGCATGTCGGCGTTGCACGACTCGGCGAGCAGCGGGAACAGCCGCTTCTCCTCGTCCGCGACGTGCGAGGTGACCGACGACTTCAGCTGGGTGATCAGCGTGTCGAAACGGGGGTCGCCGGCCTCGCAGCCCTCGAGCTCCTTCAACATGCGCTCGACCTCGGCATGGTCGGCGATCTCCTTGTCCGCCAGGTCGTCGCCGTCGTCCACGAAGCGGCGGACTGCGGGATACAGGTACTCCTCCTCGGCGACGGAGTGCCGCACGAGTTCCTTGGTCAGGTCGTCCGCCAGTTCCCGGCGCTGCGGGGCGCCAGGGCCCAACGCCTCGATCTCGGCGAACATCTGGTCGACCTCGCGGTGGTCGGCCGTCAACTCCTGGATGACGTTTCCGCCGTGTGCCATGTGCTGGCGTCCTCTCTCGCTCGCTGCGAAGAATCCCCCACGGGCCCGGCTGCCCCGTCTCACGGGCGACCCTAACGCGGGTGCCCGGCTCCGGCGCGCGCACCGGGCGGCGGCCACCCGGTGGATTCCACCCCCGGCCGGGGGTCTTCCACGGAGCTGCCCGGACGCGTCAGGCCACGTCGGGGAGGGCGGGGCGCAGCCTCGTACGGAGGAGATCGCCGTGCAGGCCGGCGACCGGGGCCAGCAGGTCCGGATGGCGCAGCAGGGCGGCCGCCCGCCGGTCGCTGTCGTCGGGCGAGACCAGGCGCCGGTACACCCCCGGCGTACCCTCCGCGAGCCCGGCCACCGCGTCGGCCGCCAGCTCGGGGCTCCCGAGCAGACACGCGGCCCAGCTGGCGACGACCTCGTCGACCCAGCTGCGCCAGGCATGCTCCTGCGGCGCGCCGGAGCCGGCGTGGCCCGTTTCGCCCAGTTCGTCGAGCCGCCCGGAGCCGCCCGGGCCGGCCATGGCGGCCAGGGAGGCGTCCATCGGGGTCGGGTACCGCAGCATCGCGGCGACCGTCACCGCTTGCCGCGCCTGTGCCTCGCACAGCGCGGTCGCCATCGCGCCGCCGACCGCCGGGTAGGCGCGGGTCAGCCAGGTGGTCGTCGCCGCTATCAGCGGCGACAGATCAGCATGCACAGCGGGGCCGCCCGTTTCGAGAGGAAATGGTGAGGTGAAACTACCGCCGTCGTCCGCCCGGACAAATGACGCACGTCACGCCGCCGTGCTACATCTCGCCGGCGTACGGCGGCTCCGCCCCGGCCTTCGCGCAGGTGAGCGCCGCCGCCCTGGCGGCGAGGCCCAGCACCTCGCGCCAGCGGCCCGGGGCCAGCGACGCGACGGCGTCCCGCGACAGCAGGTGCCGCTCGGCCAGGGCGTGCAGCAGCGCCGCGTTCACCGTGTCGCCCGCCCCGATGGTGTCCACCACCTCGACCCGCTCGGCGGGCACGGAGATGGAGTCCCCGCCGCGGGTGAGTGCCGTCAGCCCGTCCCCGCCGCGAGTGACCACGACGGCGGCGGGACCGGCCGCCGCCAGCTCCCGGACGTCGAACCCGAGCCATTCGGCGTCGTCCTCGCTGAGCTTGAGCAGCGAGACATGGGGGAGCCAGCTCCTGAACCGGGCACGGTAGGCGTCCGCGTCCGGGATCAGGCCCTCGCGGACGTTCGGGTCGAGCGTGACGAAGACGCCCCGGCCGGCCTCCCGGCGCATCAGCTCCTCGTAGGCGCTTGCTCCCGGTTCGAGCACCAGCGAGCAGGTGCCCAGCGACAGTGCGCGCGTTGCGGGAGGCAGCTCGGGCGGCAGTTCGAAGAGGCGGTCGGCGGTGCCCTCCACGTAGAACGTGTAGGCGGCGGAACCGCCGGCGCCGATCGACGCGACGGCCAGCGTGGTCGGTTCGGGGCCGCGCTGCACCAGCTGGAGCGCGACGCCCTCCTCGCGCAGCCGCTCGACCAGTGACTCGCCGAAGGCGTCGGTGGAGATCCGCGAACAGAACGCGACCCGGTCGCCGAGCCGCCCGAGCGCGATCGCGGTGTTGTACGGACCGCCGCCCCGGGCGGGCAGCAGCGGCGTCGGCGGACCGACGCCGGACTGCGGCACCAGATCGATCAGGGCCTCACCGGCGACGACGATCACTGAGGCGTCTCCTTCTCCACGGGTGTCGGCGGCCGGACGGTCGGCGACGGCCGCCGCGGACAGCGGCGGGTCAGATTCTGACCGGCTCGCCGGTGGGCCCGGCGCCCGGGGGTTCACTTTCCGTCGTCCGCCCGGGCGGCGGCGCGGACCACGGCCGCGGCCGCGGGGGCGGCGTCGAGCACAGGGGCGGTGGAACGGGAGGCGCGGCCGAGCATGAAGGCGCCCTCGAGGAGTGCGATCACGGCGGTCGCCGTCGCGCGCGGCTCGGCGACACCCTGGGAGCCGAAGTAGCCGGCGAGGGCCTCGGTCCATGAGGCGAACATCTCCGCAGCGGCCGACCGCAGGGTCTCGTTCGTGCCGGCGACCTCCATGGCGATGGTCGCGACCGGACACGGGTCGGCGAAATCGAGGTCGAGCAGTGTCTGCGCGGCCCCGGTGAACGCCTGGGCGGTCCTTTCGGCCGGATCGGCGCCCTCGTCCCGGAAGAGCTCGCCGATCAGGGCCAGGTAGGCGGCGCCGGAGGTACGGATCACCTCGTCGCCCAGCTGCGTCTTGCCGCCGGGGAAGAAGTGGTAGGCGGAGCCGTACGTGGCGTCCGCCGTCGCCAGGATCTGCTTCATGCCGGTGGCCGTGTAGCCCTGACGACGGAAGAGCTCGGTCGCCGCCGTCAGGATGCGCGCTCTGGTATCGCCTGTCGTCCTCATCAGGGCTAGTCTCTCACTAGATCGATCGATCCAATCGAGAGAGACGGGCAGATGCCGATGCCGGGGATCGAGTTGAGTGTCGGGACCGTCGCGTACACGGACACCGGCGGAGACGGTGAGGTCGTGGTGCTGCTGCACGGCCTCGCCTTCGACGAGTCGGTGTGGGAGCGGGTCACGGACGGCCTGCGCGCCGACTTCCGCGTCGTGGTGCCCGTCCTGCCGATGGGCAGCCACCGCAGACCGATGCGCGCCGGCGCCGACCTGTCCGCGCAGGGCGTGGCC
This genomic interval carries:
- a CDS encoding hemerythrin domain-containing protein; its protein translation is MAHGGNVIQELTADHREVDQMFAEIEALGPGAPQRRELADDLTKELVRHSVAEEEYLYPAVRRFVDDGDDLADKEIADHAEVERMLKELEGCEAGDPRFDTLITQLKSSVTSHVADEEKRLFPLLAESCNADMLMELGEKVRRAKETAPTRPHPSSPQTPPANKLLAPGMGMVDRVRDLLTSRGKG
- a CDS encoding TetR/AcrR family transcriptional regulator translates to MRTTGDTRARILTAATELFRRQGYTATGMKQILATADATYGSAYHFFPGGKTQLGDEVIRTSGAAYLALIGELFRDEGADPAERTAQAFTGAAQTLLDLDFADPCPVATIAMEVAGTNETLRSAAAEMFASWTEALAGYFGSQGVAEPRATATAVIALLEGAFMLGRASRSTAPVLDAAPAAAAVVRAAARADDGK
- a CDS encoding carbohydrate kinase family protein, producing the protein MIVVAGEALIDLVPQSGVGPPTPLLPARGGGPYNTAIALGRLGDRVAFCSRISTDAFGESLVERLREEGVALQLVQRGPEPTTLAVASIGAGGSAAYTFYVEGTADRLFELPPELPPATRALSLGTCSLVLEPGASAYEELMRREAGRGVFVTLDPNVREGLIPDADAYRARFRSWLPHVSLLKLSEDDAEWLGFDVRELAAAGPAAVVVTRGGDGLTALTRGGDSISVPAERVEVVDTIGAGDTVNAALLHALAERHLLSRDAVASLAPGRWREVLGLAARAAALTCAKAGAEPPYAGEM